In Methanocorpusculum vombati, a genomic segment contains:
- the purM gene encoding phosphoribosylformylglycinamidine cyclo-ligase — MSKKYSYKDAGVDINLEADGVKALIHQLSYKRSGEHGMLGGVGHFAGLIDFGSKVLSLCTDGVGTKMRVADDLGDWTTVGIDCIAMNVNDMYVMNIEPVAFVDYIATEGINTEQMIQIGVGLNEGAKLANMNIVGGETATLKGMINGLDLAGTCLGVQDRDRVVTGEKIAPGDVIIGVASTGVHSNGYTLARKVATENGGYAVKLPSGKTVGSALITPTRIYSEVLDVCRAVEVHGMCHVTGGGLLNFLRISEYGFSIDDPMPVPEILQWIKEKGELETNELYRTFNMGMGFAFIVPEASVAKILAIVDGAKVVGHVIPEHRVLLQGVEIN, encoded by the coding sequence ATGAGTAAAAAATATTCCTACAAGGACGCGGGTGTTGACATCAACCTTGAGGCCGACGGCGTCAAGGCACTGATTCACCAGCTGAGCTACAAACGATCCGGCGAGCACGGTATGCTCGGCGGTGTCGGTCACTTCGCCGGCCTGATCGATTTCGGATCCAAAGTCCTCTCCCTCTGCACCGACGGGGTCGGGACGAAGATGCGGGTCGCCGATGATCTCGGCGACTGGACAACGGTCGGTATCGACTGCATTGCGATGAACGTCAACGACATGTACGTGATGAACATCGAACCGGTGGCGTTCGTTGACTACATCGCAACCGAAGGTATCAACACCGAACAGATGATTCAGATCGGTGTCGGGTTAAATGAGGGCGCAAAGCTTGCAAACATGAACATCGTCGGCGGCGAGACGGCAACGCTGAAGGGTATGATCAACGGTCTTGACCTTGCGGGAACGTGTCTCGGCGTGCAGGACCGCGACCGTGTGGTCACCGGCGAGAAGATTGCGCCGGGCGATGTGATCATTGGTGTTGCAAGTACCGGTGTTCACTCAAACGGCTACACCCTCGCACGCAAAGTGGCAACCGAGAACGGCGGCTACGCGGTAAAGCTCCCGTCCGGAAAGACGGTCGGGTCGGCACTGATTACACCTACCCGTATCTACTCCGAGGTGCTGGACGTCTGCCGGGCGGTCGAGGTGCACGGTATGTGCCATGTAACGGGCGGCGGTCTCTTAAACTTCCTGCGTATCAGTGAGTACGGTTTTTCCATCGATGATCCTATGCCGGTTCCGGAGATTTTGCAGTGGATCAAAGAGAAGGGTGAGCTTGAGACGAACGAGCTGTACCGGACGTTCAATATGGGCATGGGCTTTGCATTCATCGTGCCCGAGGCAAGCGTTGCGAAGATTCTGGCAATAGTTGACGGTGCAAAGGTTGTGGGACATGTGATTCCGGAGCACAGGGTTCTGCTGCAGGGTGTTGAGATCAACTAA
- a CDS encoding aspartate kinase, with protein sequence MRLVMKFGGTSVGDEKCIANVVKIVKESRDAGNEIAVVVSAMTRVTDQLIATAEEVINCKQKPALDAFIASIRSRHMKVLEAVAPDYVKEIGEYLDSRLTKLANILLAVHNLRELTPRSKDYIISFGERLSAPIISAALRQAGIPSCYMSGCDAGILTDGVHNGATALPESYARIQARVGALLTEQVPVVMGYMGCAADGAVTTLGRSGSDYSGAIVGAGIDADEILIWTDVDGVMTTDPRLIPEARVINSISFLEMMEMSYFGAKVIHPRALVPAMQKNIPVRVKNTFNPDHPGTVVIREPHADKRIVKAISLIQNSCLIKVGGAIMAGKPGVAGAIFTTLAEAGVNVMLISQGSSEMTISMIITEEQLDAALTALAEVKQKGFIREFDFDRDVAVVSIVGAGMAGTCGTLGRIFHGLGVAGINVMMLSQGSEVNVSFVVKQADGVKAVRAIHEEYHLEEEEEA encoded by the coding sequence ATGCGACTCGTAATGAAGTTTGGAGGAACATCCGTCGGCGATGAAAAATGCATTGCCAATGTGGTCAAGATCGTCAAGGAATCCCGCGATGCCGGAAACGAAATCGCCGTAGTGGTCTCTGCCATGACCCGCGTAACCGATCAGCTGATCGCAACCGCCGAAGAGGTCATCAACTGCAAACAGAAACCCGCCCTTGACGCGTTCATCGCATCGATCCGCAGCCGCCACATGAAGGTGCTGGAGGCGGTTGCACCGGACTATGTAAAGGAGATCGGCGAGTACCTCGACTCACGTCTCACGAAGCTTGCCAATATCCTGCTCGCCGTTCACAACCTCCGTGAACTCACCCCAAGGTCCAAGGACTACATCATCTCGTTCGGTGAGCGGCTGTCCGCACCGATCATCAGTGCCGCACTCCGGCAGGCCGGTATCCCGAGCTGCTACATGAGCGGATGCGACGCAGGCATTCTGACCGACGGCGTCCACAACGGCGCAACGGCACTTCCCGAAAGCTATGCCCGCATTCAGGCGCGGGTCGGCGCACTCCTCACCGAACAGGTGCCGGTTGTCATGGGATACATGGGTTGTGCGGCGGACGGTGCGGTCACCACACTCGGCCGCAGCGGTTCCGACTACTCGGGTGCAATCGTCGGTGCAGGAATCGACGCCGACGAGATTCTTATCTGGACCGATGTGGACGGCGTCATGACCACCGACCCTCGCCTCATTCCCGAAGCACGCGTGATAAACTCCATCTCCTTCCTTGAGATGATGGAGATGTCCTACTTCGGCGCAAAGGTTATCCATCCGCGGGCACTGGTTCCTGCGATGCAGAAGAACATCCCGGTCCGCGTCAAAAACACCTTCAACCCGGATCATCCGGGAACGGTCGTTATCCGCGAGCCGCATGCAGACAAGAGAATTGTGAAAGCAATATCATTGATACAGAACAGCTGCCTCATCAAAGTCGGCGGCGCCATCATGGCAGGCAAGCCCGGAGTTGCCGGTGCGATATTCACGACACTGGCGGAAGCCGGTGTCAACGTAATGCTGATCTCGCAGGGATCATCTGAGATGACCATCTCCATGATCATCACCGAGGAACAGCTGGATGCAGCACTCACCGCTCTTGCCGAGGTAAAACAGAAGGGATTCATCCGTGAGTTTGACTTTGACCGCGACGTTGCGGTTGTCTCAATCGTCGGTGCGGGAATGGCAGGAACCTGCGGAACCCTGGGACGTATCTTCCATGGTCTCGGCGTTGCCGGTATCAACGTGATGATGCTCTCGCAAGGGTCAGAGGTAAACGTTTCCTTTGTGGTCAAGCAGGCGGACGGGGTAAAAGCCGTGCGGGCAATTCACGAAGAGTATCATCTGGAAGAAGAGGAAGAAGCATGA